A single genomic interval of Mycolicibacterium sp. MU0053 harbors:
- a CDS encoding VOC family protein translates to MSVSHVGLRVRDLEKSTQFYEALGFTEAKRLTVPDNIAAGLLALEPPIGFEAVYLQKDAFVLQLLTFADYAAPAQPERTMVNAGLTHLSIVVDDMAQAQDAVRSAGGAIIAEPPGGYVCIARDPEGQLIELMHASVRPVPAG, encoded by the coding sequence ATGAGTGTCAGCCACGTCGGACTTCGAGTGCGTGACCTCGAAAAGTCCACACAATTCTATGAAGCCCTCGGATTCACCGAAGCCAAGCGGCTGACCGTGCCCGACAATATCGCGGCCGGCCTGCTGGCGCTGGAACCCCCGATCGGGTTCGAGGCGGTCTATCTGCAGAAGGACGCGTTCGTCCTGCAGTTGTTGACCTTCGCTGACTACGCCGCCCCGGCCCAGCCCGAACGAACGATGGTCAACGCCGGCCTGACCCATCTGTCCATCGTCGTCGACGACATGGCACAGGCCCAGGATGCGGTGCGATCCGCGGGCGGCGCGATTATCGCGGAACCGCCCGGGGGATACGTCTGCATCGCCCGTGATCCGGAAGGGCAATTGATCGAGTTGATGCACGCCAGCGTGCGCCCGGTGCCGGCCGGCTGA
- a CDS encoding nuclear transport factor 2 family protein: protein MSNDDELKQLRERLQYLEDRTAILDCVMKQARGHDRHDAELMGSVYFEDGIDEHGPTVKTGPEYGAWANGVHEMVFEDHLHNVTTHTCEINGDEAHAESYVMGAMRAKGGKIVSLMGGRYLDRLERRDGEWKIALRRCTIEWMMNGDSSVLASGAVKGFIKGTWDRTDPSYTRPLQLDSEPVSRW, encoded by the coding sequence ATGTCGAACGATGATGAGCTCAAGCAACTGCGCGAGCGGCTGCAGTACCTCGAGGACCGCACCGCGATCTTGGATTGCGTGATGAAGCAGGCTCGCGGCCACGACCGACACGATGCGGAACTGATGGGCAGCGTGTACTTCGAGGACGGTATCGACGAGCACGGCCCCACCGTCAAGACCGGGCCGGAATACGGCGCCTGGGCCAACGGCGTGCACGAAATGGTGTTCGAGGATCACCTGCACAACGTCACCACCCACACCTGCGAGATCAACGGCGACGAGGCGCATGCCGAGAGCTACGTCATGGGCGCCATGCGAGCCAAGGGCGGCAAGATCGTCTCGCTGATGGGTGGGCGGTACCTCGACCGCCTGGAGCGTCGCGACGGCGAGTGGAAGATCGCACTGCGCCGGTGCACCATCGAGTGGATGATGAACGGCGACTCCTCGGTGCTGGCGTCGGGAGCGGTGAAGGGCTTCATCAAGGGCACCTGGGACCGGACCGACCCGTCTTACACGCGTCCGCTGCAGTTGGACAGCGAACCCGTCAGCCGCTGGTAG
- a CDS encoding SDR family oxidoreductase — MELNDRVALITGGGSGIGRATAQRLASEGMRICVLDIDKDTALGVAESLGGLGLQCDVSDPGQVDLAFATCTAELGSVDLAFLNAGITIDWSGDIGTLDLAAYHRSVGVNVHGVVFGAAAAVRAMRARSTGGAGVVLATASLAGILPWHPDPVYSLGKHAVVGFMRSIAPNLAAEGIAVHTICPGITETGVLGDRRQLVERIGVPVMEPEQVADAVLTAIAAPTEATGSCWVVQHGKPSWAMEFADFECRDVRLNVPVARAGRD, encoded by the coding sequence ATGGAACTCAACGATCGAGTCGCGCTGATCACCGGCGGTGGCTCCGGCATCGGCCGCGCGACGGCGCAGCGCCTGGCATCCGAAGGGATGCGGATCTGCGTGCTGGACATCGACAAGGACACCGCCTTGGGCGTCGCCGAATCGTTGGGCGGGCTCGGCCTGCAGTGCGATGTCTCCGATCCGGGACAGGTGGATCTGGCATTCGCCACGTGTACCGCCGAACTCGGCAGCGTGGATCTCGCGTTCCTCAACGCGGGCATCACCATTGATTGGTCCGGGGACATCGGCACGCTCGACCTGGCGGCCTATCACCGGTCCGTCGGGGTCAACGTCCACGGCGTGGTCTTCGGTGCGGCGGCGGCCGTGCGCGCGATGCGGGCCCGCAGCACCGGAGGCGCCGGCGTCGTATTGGCGACCGCCTCCCTGGCCGGCATCCTGCCCTGGCATCCCGATCCGGTCTACTCGCTCGGGAAACACGCCGTGGTCGGGTTCATGCGCTCGATCGCGCCCAATCTGGCCGCCGAAGGCATCGCCGTGCACACGATTTGCCCGGGCATCACCGAAACCGGGGTGCTCGGTGATCGGCGCCAACTCGTCGAGCGCATCGGCGTCCCGGTGATGGAGCCGGAGCAGGTGGCCGATGCGGTGCTGACCGCCATCGCCGCGCCCACCGAGGCCACCGGTTCGTGCTGGGTGGTCCAGCACGGAAAGCCGTCCTGGGCAATGGAATTCGCCGACTTCGAGTGCCGGGACGTGCGGCTGAACGTGCCCGTTGCGCGGGCCGGGCGCGACTGA
- a CDS encoding cytochrome P450, producing the protein MGPSDDGQLYYDPYDVALDTDPYPTYRRLRDEAPVYYNDKLDFWGLSRFADVETGLRDVENLSSAKGDILEVVKAEPVMPLGVFINEDPPLHTVHRLLVSRAFTPKKMRAIEEQVRAFCAACLDPLTDGDRFDFTLDLGAEMPMRVIGMLVGMPDSLQRDVRSIAGRRLRNTPGQPLKVSKTNYFNGNMFADYVQWRSQNPSDDLVTELLNVEFDDVTGTRRRLRTEELLVFLGVIANAGTETVGRLFGWLGKLLGEHPDQRRELVADPSLIAGAVEEVLRFEPPVHHIARYVAKDVEYHGQTIPTGSALLLMSGAANRDDRKFDDPDRFDIHRNANHLSFGRGTHFCLGASLARLEGRVALEEILKRWPDWSVDLDNAVRAPTATVRGWDSMPTIVG; encoded by the coding sequence ATGGGACCAAGTGACGACGGTCAGCTCTACTACGATCCCTACGACGTCGCCCTCGACACGGATCCGTACCCCACCTACCGACGTCTCAGGGACGAGGCGCCGGTGTACTACAACGACAAGCTCGACTTCTGGGGCCTGAGCCGGTTCGCCGATGTCGAGACCGGCCTGCGCGATGTGGAGAATCTCAGTTCGGCCAAGGGCGACATTCTCGAAGTCGTCAAAGCCGAACCGGTGATGCCGTTGGGTGTTTTCATCAACGAAGATCCCCCACTGCATACCGTGCACCGGCTGCTGGTGTCGCGCGCCTTCACGCCGAAGAAGATGCGGGCCATCGAGGAGCAGGTCCGCGCGTTCTGCGCGGCATGCCTGGATCCGCTGACCGACGGAGACCGCTTCGACTTCACCCTGGACTTGGGCGCCGAGATGCCCATGCGGGTGATCGGCATGCTGGTCGGGATGCCCGATTCGCTGCAACGCGATGTCCGCTCGATTGCCGGCCGCAGGTTGCGCAACACCCCGGGGCAGCCGCTGAAGGTCAGCAAGACCAACTACTTCAACGGCAACATGTTCGCCGACTACGTGCAGTGGCGGTCCCAGAATCCCTCCGATGATCTCGTCACCGAGTTGCTCAATGTCGAGTTCGATGACGTCACGGGCACCCGACGCCGGTTGCGCACCGAGGAGTTGCTGGTGTTCTTGGGCGTCATCGCCAACGCCGGCACCGAAACGGTCGGCCGCCTGTTCGGCTGGCTGGGCAAGCTGCTGGGCGAGCACCCCGACCAGCGCCGCGAGTTGGTCGCCGACCCGTCCTTGATCGCCGGCGCGGTCGAGGAAGTGCTGCGCTTCGAACCGCCGGTGCACCATATCGCCCGCTACGTGGCCAAGGACGTCGAATACCACGGCCAGACCATCCCCACCGGCAGCGCGCTGCTCCTGATGTCCGGTGCGGCCAACCGCGATGACCGCAAGTTCGACGACCCCGACCGGTTCGACATCCACCGCAACGCCAACCATCTGTCCTTCGGCCGCGGCACGCACTTCTGCCTCGGCGCCTCGTTGGCTCGACTCGAGGGCCGCGTCGCGTTGGAGGAGATCCTGAAGCGGTGGCCAGACTGGTCCGTGGACCTGGACAACGCGGTGCGGGCGCCGACTGCGACGGTGCGGGGCTGGGACAGCATGCCCACCATCGTGGGCTGA
- a CDS encoding TIGR03619 family F420-dependent LLM class oxidoreductase produces the protein MDLGFISLNTPRDLTPNVLGAELESRGFESFWVGEHPQIPVAAADQFYPGLLSAQKRMWDPLLSLMMAAQATSTLRVGTAVALPLEREIFTLAKQVATLDQMSGGRLLFGVGVGMRAEFEVSQSIAWPDRYRALGDMVGALTALWTEDEAEHQGEFYDFEPVWSYPKPQQQPRPPVLTSATGPKALRASLAWADGWLPGDAALGDVAAAVEQFRRLAQEADRDPATMDMTIMAWGDPAPEVLARYRELGFNRVVLGGGRRGGGDPASTLEFLDRYAVLAEQLS, from the coding sequence ATGGACCTCGGCTTCATCTCACTGAACACGCCACGAGACCTGACCCCCAATGTGCTGGGCGCCGAATTGGAATCGCGGGGCTTCGAATCATTCTGGGTTGGCGAACATCCGCAGATTCCGGTGGCGGCGGCCGATCAGTTCTATCCGGGTCTGCTGTCGGCGCAGAAGCGCATGTGGGACCCGCTGCTGTCGCTGATGATGGCCGCGCAGGCGACCAGCACGCTGCGCGTCGGCACCGCGGTGGCGCTGCCGCTGGAGCGCGAGATATTCACCCTGGCAAAGCAAGTCGCGACCCTGGACCAGATGAGCGGCGGTCGGCTGCTGTTCGGGGTGGGGGTGGGAATGCGGGCGGAGTTCGAGGTGTCGCAATCCATCGCCTGGCCTGATCGCTATCGAGCACTCGGCGACATGGTCGGGGCGCTCACCGCGCTGTGGACCGAGGACGAGGCCGAACATCAGGGCGAGTTCTACGATTTCGAGCCGGTCTGGTCCTATCCCAAGCCGCAGCAGCAACCGCGGCCGCCCGTGCTGACCTCGGCGACCGGCCCCAAGGCGCTGCGCGCCAGCCTGGCGTGGGCCGATGGTTGGCTACCCGGGGACGCGGCCCTCGGCGACGTCGCCGCCGCGGTCGAGCAGTTCCGTCGGCTGGCGCAAGAGGCGGATCGCGATCCGGCGACCATGGATATGACGATCATGGCCTGGGGCGATCCGGCGCCGGAGGTGCTGGCCCGCTACCGCGAGCTGGGTTTCAACCGGGTGGTGCTGGGCGGCGGGCGTCGTGGCGGTGGCGACCCGGCGTCGACGTTGGAGTTCCTCGATCGATACGCGGTGCTGGCCGAGCAGCTGAGCTGA
- a CDS encoding TetR/AcrR family transcriptional regulator, which translates to MAAAPRRVGAETSKTRDALLDCVEQLLLDTGYASISYRALASEAGVTPSLVQYYFPTLDDIFLSAIRRYSERNLEYLTKTLRENPDDPLKTLWNYNQREATGAMMTEFMALGNHRKSIQAEIAKVTKRMRKVQVDALAAKYGKDARLGGDLSLSALQLLMSGIPKFLSLEEGVGVKTAHKEVTAAFEKFLESLDAEPATPPTRGGARRR; encoded by the coding sequence ATGGCAGCAGCACCGCGGCGCGTCGGCGCCGAGACGTCCAAGACGCGCGACGCCCTGCTCGATTGCGTCGAACAGTTGTTGCTCGACACGGGGTACGCCAGCATCAGCTATCGCGCGCTGGCCTCCGAGGCCGGCGTCACACCCAGCCTGGTGCAGTACTACTTCCCCACCCTCGACGACATCTTCCTGTCCGCGATCCGGCGCTATTCCGAACGCAACCTCGAGTACTTGACCAAGACCTTGCGGGAGAACCCCGACGACCCGCTGAAAACGTTGTGGAACTACAACCAGCGCGAGGCCACCGGCGCCATGATGACCGAGTTCATGGCCCTGGGCAACCACCGCAAATCGATTCAGGCCGAGATCGCGAAAGTCACCAAGCGGATGCGCAAGGTCCAGGTCGACGCCTTGGCCGCCAAGTACGGCAAGGACGCCCGCCTGGGTGGTGACCTCTCGCTGTCGGCGCTGCAGCTGCTGATGTCGGGCATCCCCAAGTTCTTGAGCCTCGAGGAGGGCGTCGGGGTGAAGACGGCGCACAAAGAGGTGACGGCGGCGTTCGAGAAGTTTCTGGAGTCATTGGACGCGGAGCCGGCCACGCCGCCGACTCGCGGCGGTGCGCGGCGCCGCTGA
- a CDS encoding LLM class flavin-dependent oxidoreductase: MSKRMIFTLLVMNSIGHNFHGGWRHPDARNREFKSFDMWVELAKKAERARFDAFFFTDLLGVQGEYNGSRDVVFEQAMNVPIGDCTMLLPVLARETTDIGLMYTSSVIQQHPFAFARQVSTLDHLSNGRVGWNIVTSANERAFANFGVPGGLSHDQRYEWAEEYVDVAYKLWEASWDIGAVVDDPERGVYTDPAKVHDINHVGQRYRVEGYNLMEPSPQRTPLLAQAGGSPVGLDFASRHAEVMFLSAFTPEAIAQQVSTVRGLARSHGRRDEDIVFLQGLMFVVGSTDEEANRKWMELEQWRSQEAQAAYFASLSGMDLGQYDPDTPLADIVDTMPGIRGAFLSLINAWPTGSQPTIKDFLTTMSLPQMVVGSPETIATRLLEFQAAGSDGVQVMNMLLPQSYDDFFEHVVPVLQDKGIMQTEYRPGTLRQKIFDTDRPHISERHPAHGYRGMCC, from the coding sequence ATGTCCAAACGAATGATCTTCACCCTGCTGGTGATGAACTCCATCGGCCACAACTTCCACGGCGGCTGGCGGCACCCCGACGCCCGTAACCGGGAGTTCAAGAGCTTTGACATGTGGGTCGAACTGGCGAAGAAGGCCGAGCGGGCCCGTTTCGACGCGTTCTTCTTCACGGATCTGCTTGGCGTACAGGGTGAGTACAACGGATCCCGCGACGTCGTCTTCGAGCAGGCGATGAACGTGCCGATCGGCGATTGCACCATGCTGCTGCCGGTGCTCGCCAGGGAGACCACCGATATCGGCCTGATGTACACCAGTTCGGTGATCCAACAGCACCCGTTCGCCTTCGCCCGTCAGGTCTCGACGCTCGATCACCTCAGCAACGGACGCGTCGGGTGGAACATCGTGACCTCGGCCAATGAGCGTGCGTTCGCCAACTTCGGTGTGCCGGGCGGGCTGTCGCACGACCAGCGCTACGAATGGGCCGAAGAGTACGTGGACGTCGCGTACAAGCTGTGGGAAGCGTCGTGGGACATCGGTGCCGTCGTCGACGATCCCGAGCGGGGCGTCTACACCGACCCCGCGAAAGTGCACGACATCAACCATGTCGGTCAGCGTTACCGCGTCGAGGGGTACAACCTGATGGAGCCCTCGCCGCAGCGCACTCCGCTGTTGGCGCAGGCCGGCGGGTCCCCGGTCGGCCTCGACTTCGCGAGTCGGCACGCCGAGGTGATGTTCCTGTCGGCCTTCACCCCGGAAGCCATTGCCCAGCAGGTGAGTACGGTGCGCGGACTGGCTCGCTCACACGGTCGCCGTGACGAGGACATCGTGTTCCTGCAGGGCTTGATGTTTGTCGTCGGCTCCACCGATGAAGAGGCCAACCGGAAGTGGATGGAACTGGAGCAGTGGCGTTCCCAGGAGGCCCAGGCCGCCTACTTCGCGAGCCTCAGCGGCATGGATCTCGGCCAATATGACCCCGATACACCGCTGGCGGACATCGTCGACACGATGCCCGGCATCCGCGGGGCGTTCCTGTCGCTGATCAATGCATGGCCCACCGGCAGCCAACCGACGATCAAGGACTTCCTCACCACGATGTCGCTGCCGCAGATGGTGGTCGGGTCGCCGGAGACCATCGCGACCCGGCTGCTGGAGTTCCAGGCGGCCGGCTCCGACGGCGTGCAGGTGATGAACATGCTGCTGCCGCAGAGCTACGACGACTTCTTCGAGCACGTGGTCCCGGTGCTGCAGGACAAGGGGATCATGCAGACGGAGTACCGGCCGGGAACGTTGCGGCAGAAGATCTTCGACACCGACCGTCCGCACATCTCGGAACGGCACCCGGCGCACGGCTACCGCGGAATGTGCTGCTGA
- a CDS encoding acyl-CoA dehydrogenase family protein, which translates to MDQESLDMLEVSLRKTMLSTAGPDLDAALTEMGWAEMLAEASDTAVPLVFRLLGETGSHASILVDVVLHATGNEIGADVELPLPYAGNTWVVWDRGPSDAANPTLGGLPLRREDEGYPIRVAEARLAVGWWLVGAARAMLGLARQHALDRVQFGKPIASFQAVRHRLAETLVAIEGAEATLTLPGTDNPDLTALLAKAAAGKAALTAAKHCQQVLGGIGFTAEHDLHVHVKRALVLDGLLGSSRELTRRAGAGLRARGSVPRLAQL; encoded by the coding sequence GTGGACCAAGAGTCGCTCGACATGCTCGAGGTGTCGCTACGTAAGACCATGCTCTCCACCGCCGGCCCGGACCTCGATGCCGCACTGACCGAGATGGGCTGGGCCGAGATGCTGGCGGAGGCCTCCGATACGGCGGTGCCACTGGTGTTCCGCCTGCTGGGCGAAACCGGCTCGCATGCTTCGATTCTCGTCGACGTTGTGCTACACGCGACCGGCAACGAGATCGGTGCGGACGTGGAACTCCCGCTGCCCTATGCCGGCAACACCTGGGTGGTATGGGACCGCGGCCCCAGCGACGCCGCCAATCCGACGCTGGGCGGGCTGCCGTTGCGTCGCGAAGACGAGGGTTACCCGATCCGGGTCGCCGAGGCGCGCCTGGCGGTGGGCTGGTGGCTGGTCGGAGCGGCCCGGGCGATGCTGGGCCTGGCCCGCCAACACGCGCTGGACCGGGTGCAGTTCGGCAAGCCGATCGCGTCGTTCCAGGCGGTCCGGCACCGGCTCGCCGAAACACTGGTGGCCATCGAGGGCGCCGAGGCAACGCTGACGCTGCCCGGGACCGACAACCCCGACCTGACCGCCCTGCTGGCCAAGGCTGCCGCCGGGAAGGCCGCCCTGACCGCGGCCAAGCATTGCCAGCAGGTGCTGGGCGGCATCGGGTTCACCGCGGAACACGATCTGCACGTGCACGTGAAGCGCGCCCTGGTGCTCGACGGACTATTGGGCAGCTCAAGGGAACTCACCCGTAGGGCCGGAGCCGGCCTGCGGGCCCGCGGTTCGGTGCCACGGCTGGCCCAGCTTTAG
- a CDS encoding acyl-CoA dehydrogenase family protein, whose protein sequence is MTELHDPAAFRTALRAWLDENDLSAPPGADSLDAHQAQHLRVLKALYDAGWMRYGWPESAGGLGGPGILRAIVGEEIVGRRLDHPGPYSMLEVLTPTMIDYARPELAAEMVPRLLSGEESWCQGFSEPGAGSDLASLSTRAEQRGDSWVINGQKVWTSFAQYATRCVLLTRTGGPDTPSHQAITAFFVDLDTPGVTVRPLRTMHDVDEFCEVYFDDVVVDESRMLGKPGDGWQLAMDLLPYERSTCFWQRIAYLYSRFDALVDDVKRQGQAIDSEMGDAYLALHTLRCRSRATQHRLAAGQKLGPDTSIDKVLLAGAEQQLYDTARNLLPGVIELDDSEWRTEYLYSRAATIYGGTGEVQRNIIARRLLDLGKE, encoded by the coding sequence ATGACCGAGCTTCACGACCCCGCGGCATTCCGGACCGCGCTGCGCGCCTGGCTGGACGAGAACGACCTGAGCGCGCCGCCCGGTGCGGACAGCCTGGACGCGCATCAGGCGCAGCACCTGCGGGTGTTGAAGGCCCTGTACGACGCGGGCTGGATGCGTTACGGCTGGCCGGAATCCGCCGGGGGTCTCGGCGGCCCGGGCATCCTTCGGGCGATCGTCGGCGAGGAGATCGTCGGTCGTCGGCTGGACCACCCGGGGCCGTACTCGATGCTCGAGGTGCTGACTCCGACGATGATCGACTATGCGCGGCCCGAACTGGCCGCCGAGATGGTGCCGAGGCTGTTGTCGGGCGAGGAATCCTGGTGCCAAGGGTTCTCGGAACCGGGCGCGGGAAGCGATCTGGCGTCGCTGTCGACCCGGGCCGAGCAGCGCGGCGACAGCTGGGTGATCAACGGCCAGAAGGTGTGGACCAGCTTCGCGCAGTACGCCACCCGGTGTGTGTTGCTCACCCGGACCGGCGGGCCGGACACCCCGAGCCACCAGGCCATCACCGCATTCTTCGTCGACCTCGACACCCCGGGTGTCACGGTGCGGCCGCTGCGGACCATGCACGACGTCGACGAGTTCTGCGAGGTGTACTTCGACGACGTGGTGGTCGACGAAAGCCGGATGCTGGGCAAGCCCGGCGACGGCTGGCAGCTGGCGATGGATCTGCTGCCGTACGAACGCTCGACCTGTTTCTGGCAGCGCATCGCCTACCTGTACTCGCGCTTCGATGCCTTGGTCGACGACGTGAAAAGGCAGGGCCAGGCCATCGATTCGGAGATGGGCGACGCGTACCTGGCGTTGCACACGCTGCGCTGCCGATCGCGCGCCACCCAGCATCGGCTCGCCGCGGGCCAGAAGCTGGGTCCGGACACCTCGATCGACAAGGTGCTACTGGCCGGCGCGGAACAACAGCTCTACGACACCGCCCGCAATCTGTTGCCCGGAGTCATCGAGCTCGACGACTCCGAATGGCGGACCGAGTATCTGTACTCGCGGGCGGCCACCATTTACGGCGGCACCGGCGAGGTACAGCGCAACATCATCGCCCGCCGGCTGCTGGATCTCGGGAAGGAGTGA
- a CDS encoding nuclear transport factor 2 family protein — MTPPTDKPTRTEDLIEIQQVLAKYAVTITQGDIEGLISVFTPDGTYSAFGETYTLSRFPVLVDAAPKGLFMTGTALVDLVEGADTASGTQPLCFIEHSKHDMRIGYYRDTYVRTAEGWRLQTRAMTFIRRNGDHDHGRPHAIGRPEAG, encoded by the coding sequence ATGACTCCGCCAACTGACAAGCCGACCCGCACCGAGGACCTGATCGAGATCCAGCAGGTGCTCGCCAAATACGCGGTCACCATCACCCAGGGCGACATCGAGGGCCTGATCAGCGTTTTCACGCCGGACGGCACCTACAGCGCGTTCGGGGAGACCTACACGCTGAGCCGGTTCCCGGTTCTCGTCGACGCCGCCCCCAAGGGCCTGTTCATGACGGGCACCGCACTCGTCGACCTGGTTGAAGGCGCCGACACCGCGTCGGGCACCCAGCCGCTGTGCTTCATCGAGCACTCCAAACACGACATGCGGATCGGCTACTACCGCGACACGTATGTCCGCACCGCCGAGGGGTGGCGACTGCAGACGCGCGCCATGACCTTCATCCGACGCAACGGCGACCACGACCACGGGCGTCCCCACGCGATCGGCAGGCCCGAGGCCGGATGA
- a CDS encoding metal-dependent hydrolase family protein: MISLKAAGLLDVEAGEIIRPGLVHVDGDRIVGIGGAPEGDVIDLGDSILLPGLMDMEVNLLMGGRGENPGLSQVQDDPPTRVLRAVGNARRTLRAGFTTVRNLGLFVKTGGYLLDVALGKAIDNGLIEGPRIIPAGHAITPTGGHLDPTMFAGFMPGVLELTIEEGIANGVDEIRKAVRYQIKHGAQLIKVCCSGGVMSLTGEAGAQHYSDEELRVIVDEAHRRGLRVAAHTHGAEAVKHAIACGIDCIEHGFLMDDEAIQMLVDNDRFLVSTRRLAEAMDVSKAPKALQDKAAEMFPMARTSIKAAYEAGAKIAVGTDAPAIPHGKNADELVTLVEWGLPPAAVLRAATVVAADLINVTDRGRLAAGLLADIIAVPGDPLADIGVTRNVNFVMKGGKVFRNDSAN; the protein is encoded by the coding sequence GTGATCTCCCTCAAAGCGGCCGGCCTGCTCGACGTCGAGGCCGGGGAGATCATTCGCCCCGGCCTCGTCCACGTCGACGGCGACCGGATCGTCGGGATCGGCGGGGCCCCCGAAGGGGACGTCATCGATCTCGGCGATTCGATCCTGTTGCCCGGCCTGATGGACATGGAGGTCAACCTGCTGATGGGCGGCCGGGGCGAGAACCCGGGCCTGTCCCAGGTGCAGGACGATCCACCGACACGGGTGCTGCGCGCGGTGGGCAACGCCCGCCGCACGCTGCGCGCCGGCTTCACCACGGTGCGCAACCTCGGCCTGTTCGTCAAGACCGGCGGGTATCTGCTGGACGTCGCGCTGGGCAAGGCGATCGACAACGGCCTGATCGAGGGACCGCGAATCATCCCGGCCGGCCACGCCATCACGCCCACCGGCGGGCATCTGGACCCCACCATGTTCGCGGGGTTCATGCCCGGCGTCCTCGAACTGACCATCGAGGAGGGCATCGCCAACGGGGTCGACGAGATCCGCAAGGCCGTGCGCTACCAGATCAAGCACGGCGCACAGCTGATCAAGGTGTGCTGCTCGGGCGGGGTCATGTCGCTGACCGGCGAGGCCGGCGCCCAGCACTATTCGGACGAAGAGTTGCGCGTGATCGTCGACGAGGCACACCGGCGCGGATTGCGGGTGGCCGCGCACACCCACGGTGCCGAGGCCGTCAAACACGCGATCGCGTGCGGGATCGACTGCATCGAACACGGTTTCCTGATGGACGACGAGGCCATCCAGATGCTGGTCGACAATGACCGCTTCCTGGTCAGCACCCGTCGTCTCGCCGAGGCCATGGACGTATCCAAGGCACCAAAGGCCCTGCAGGACAAGGCCGCCGAGATGTTCCCCATGGCACGCACCTCCATCAAGGCGGCCTACGAGGCCGGAGCCAAGATCGCCGTCGGCACCGATGCCCCGGCGATCCCGCACGGCAAGAACGCCGACGAACTGGTCACGCTGGTGGAATGGGGCCTGCCGCCGGCCGCGGTGCTGCGCGCCGCCACGGTGGTGGCCGCGGACCTGATCAACGTCACCGATCGCGGCCGCCTGGCCGCGGGTCTGCTGGCCGACATCATCGCCGTGCCCGGCGATCCGCTGGCCGATATCGGCGTTACACGAAATGTGAACTTTGTAATGAAGGGAGGTAAGGTCTTCCGCAATGACTCCGCCAACTGA